In one Actinomyces trachealis genomic region, the following are encoded:
- a CDS encoding transaldolase family protein, which translates to MNIEYTPGPLLEASRTTPTALWNDSADPDELRQSIAYGGVGATCNPAIAYTCINQKKERWLPRIAELAQEMPEATESEIGWQVVRELSIEGAKLLEDIFAEHNGRNGRLSVQTDPRLARNSQALTDQAEEFSKLAPNIVVKIPATKTGITAIEEATYRGVSVNVTVSFTVPQVLAAGEAIERGLKRRQAEGQDISTMGPVITLMGGRLDDWIKIVAKRDQLFLDPGHLEWAGVAAMKRAYHELQARGVRARLLSAAFRNVMHWSELVGGDLVVSPPFKWQKLINDSDYKPAPKIDVPVAPEIMRTLESIPEFRRAYEPEGLSVEEFDTFGGTVRTLRGFLQADADLDALVRDVIMPQP; encoded by the coding sequence ATGAACATTGAGTACACCCCCGGCCCCCTCCTTGAAGCCTCGCGCACCACCCCGACCGCCCTGTGGAACGACTCCGCAGACCCCGACGAGCTGCGCCAATCCATCGCCTACGGCGGCGTGGGCGCCACCTGCAACCCCGCCATCGCCTACACCTGCATCAACCAGAAAAAGGAACGCTGGCTGCCGCGCATCGCCGAGCTAGCCCAGGAGATGCCGGAGGCCACCGAATCTGAGATCGGCTGGCAGGTGGTGCGTGAGCTGTCCATTGAGGGCGCCAAACTCCTGGAGGACATCTTCGCGGAGCACAACGGTCGCAACGGGCGGCTCTCCGTGCAAACCGACCCGCGCCTAGCTCGCAACTCCCAGGCCCTGACGGACCAGGCCGAGGAGTTCTCCAAGCTAGCCCCCAACATCGTCGTCAAGATCCCTGCCACCAAGACGGGAATCACCGCTATCGAGGAGGCCACCTACCGGGGCGTGTCCGTGAACGTGACGGTCTCCTTCACCGTGCCGCAGGTACTCGCCGCCGGTGAAGCCATCGAGCGCGGACTCAAGCGCCGCCAGGCGGAGGGCCAGGACATCTCCACCATGGGGCCCGTTATCACCCTGATGGGTGGGCGCCTAGACGACTGGATCAAGATCGTCGCCAAACGCGACCAGCTGTTCCTGGACCCCGGCCACCTGGAATGGGCTGGCGTGGCCGCCATGAAGCGCGCCTACCACGAGCTTCAAGCCCGTGGCGTCAGAGCCCGCCTGCTCTCCGCCGCCTTCCGCAACGTCATGCACTGGTCCGAGCTGGTCGGTGGTGACCTGGTGGTCTCCCCTCCCTTCAAGTGGCAAAAGCTCATCAACGACTCCGACTACAAGCCGGCCCCCAAGATCGACGTGCCCGTGGCTCCGGAGATCATGCGGACCCTGGAGTCCATCCCCGAGTTCCGCCGCGCCTACGAGCCCGAGGGCCTCAGCGTGGAGGAGTTCGACACCTTCGGCGGCACCGTACGCACCCTGCGGGGCTTCCTCCAGGCCGACGCCGACCTGGACGCCCTGGTCCGCGACGTCATCATGCCCCAGCCCTGA
- a CDS encoding LacI family DNA-binding transcriptional regulator: protein MPSPPRPADELPSARPEVPAEIPFAPTAEPPPAPSPSGRVRMVDVARRAGVSRALVSLVMRGKPGASPANRAKVFAAATELGYTPDLNARRLRAGTERLVGVVFDGHDPFTAQVLETAHEAVASRGQDLVLTMSSPTVPLARALRTLEDQRVNSVFLISSAPVDAAAAALLARMPAAFIGAYAPYLAEAISSSVHTDDAAGMRSLVAHLAVLGHQRIAVMRVAGRRSGEVRAKATLEAAAACMIDAVELEISGYDGLSGVQATQEFLRLRPRPTALLAANDSCALAATHVLRSAGLRVPQDVSVTGFDDVGSGGRSTGEALGLTTVRQNVPALVDQGLELVSQMVGGREKHRHVMLDPTLVIRSSTVAPA, encoded by the coding sequence ATGCCGTCCCCCCCGCGCCCAGCTGACGAGCTACCTTCCGCACGGCCCGAGGTCCCCGCAGAGATACCGTTTGCCCCCACCGCCGAGCCCCCTCCTGCACCCTCGCCCTCCGGCCGCGTCAGGATGGTCGATGTGGCCCGCCGCGCTGGCGTCTCCCGGGCCCTTGTCTCACTGGTGATGCGAGGCAAGCCCGGGGCCTCCCCCGCCAACCGCGCCAAGGTCTTCGCGGCAGCCACTGAACTCGGCTACACCCCGGATCTGAACGCCCGCCGCCTACGGGCGGGCACGGAGCGGCTGGTCGGCGTGGTCTTTGACGGTCATGACCCCTTCACCGCACAGGTCCTAGAGACGGCCCATGAGGCGGTGGCCTCCCGGGGCCAGGACCTGGTGCTGACCATGAGTTCGCCCACGGTGCCGCTGGCGCGGGCGCTGCGCACCCTGGAGGATCAGCGCGTCAATTCCGTCTTCTTGATCTCTTCAGCGCCCGTGGACGCCGCCGCTGCGGCTCTTCTGGCGCGCATGCCCGCTGCCTTCATCGGCGCCTACGCGCCGTACTTGGCGGAGGCTATTTCCTCCTCCGTGCACACTGACGACGCCGCCGGCATGCGCAGCCTGGTGGCGCACCTGGCCGTCCTAGGCCACCAGCGCATCGCCGTGATGCGAGTGGCTGGGCGCCGCAGTGGTGAAGTCCGCGCTAAAGCCACCCTGGAGGCGGCCGCCGCCTGCATGATCGACGCCGTCGAGCTGGAGATCAGTGGCTATGACGGGCTCTCGGGCGTGCAGGCCACCCAAGAGTTCCTGCGCCTGCGGCCGCGCCCAACCGCACTGCTGGCCGCCAACGACTCCTGCGCCCTGGCCGCCACCCATGTGCTGCGCTCGGCGGGACTGCGAGTACCACAAGACGTCTCCGTCACAGGCTTTGACGACGTCGGCAGTGGTGGCCGGTCCACCGGTGAGGCTCTGGGCCTGACCACTGTGCGGCAAAATGTGCCCGCCCTGGTGGATCAGGGGCTTGAGCTCGTCTCGCAGATGGTCGGTGGGCGTGAGAAGCACCGCCACGTAATGCTGGATCCGACTCTCGTGATCCGCTCCTCCACCGTGGCACCTGCCTGA
- the iolG gene encoding inositol 2-dehydrogenase produces MLNIAIIGAGRIGQVHARTVASHPGARLVLVCDPVGEAAQTLAAQYGARACQEAEEVFADAGVDAVVVGSPTPLHIPHLLAAAKAGKAVLCEKPIALDMADVKAAQAELDAVTTPVMFGFNRRFDPSFAAVHAAVQDGRIGRLEQLTIISRDPAAPPVEYIKVSGGIFRDMTIHDFDMARFFLGDVTEVHAVGQNLDPAIKATGDFDAAVVTLKAVSGAVATIINNRHCASGYDQRLEASGSEGALFAENIRATTVRLSNAQVTDAQEPYLDFFLERYADAYRLELSAFIESVEQGKPTPTTMVDAVAALTLAEAAAKSAQTSQPVKLG; encoded by the coding sequence ATGCTCAACATCGCCATTATTGGTGCGGGCCGCATCGGCCAGGTGCACGCCCGGACCGTCGCCAGCCACCCCGGCGCCCGGCTTGTGCTGGTGTGCGACCCCGTGGGCGAGGCCGCCCAGACCCTGGCCGCCCAGTACGGCGCCCGCGCCTGCCAGGAGGCGGAGGAGGTCTTCGCGGACGCAGGAGTGGACGCCGTGGTGGTGGGCTCCCCCACCCCGCTGCACATCCCGCACCTGCTGGCCGCCGCCAAGGCAGGTAAGGCGGTCCTGTGTGAGAAGCCGATCGCCCTGGATATGGCTGACGTCAAGGCTGCCCAGGCCGAGCTGGACGCCGTGACCACCCCCGTGATGTTCGGCTTCAACCGGCGCTTCGACCCTTCCTTCGCCGCGGTGCACGCAGCGGTGCAGGACGGGCGCATTGGCCGCCTGGAACAGCTGACAATCATCTCCCGGGATCCGGCCGCCCCACCGGTGGAGTACATCAAAGTCTCCGGCGGAATCTTCCGGGACATGACTATCCACGACTTTGACATGGCCCGCTTCTTCCTGGGGGATGTCACTGAGGTGCACGCCGTCGGCCAAAACTTGGACCCGGCGATCAAGGCCACCGGTGACTTTGATGCCGCCGTCGTCACCCTCAAAGCCGTCAGCGGGGCGGTGGCCACCATCATCAACAACCGGCACTGCGCCTCCGGGTACGACCAGCGCCTAGAGGCCTCCGGCAGTGAGGGCGCACTGTTCGCGGAAAACATCCGGGCCACCACCGTGCGCTTGTCCAACGCCCAGGTCACCGACGCCCAGGAGCCCTACCTGGACTTCTTCCTGGAGCGCTACGCCGACGCCTACCGCCTGGAGCTATCCGCCTTCATCGAGTCGGTGGAGCAGGGCAAGCCAACCCCAACCACCATGGTGGACGCCGTCGCCGCCCTGACCCTAGCGGAGGCTGCCGCCAAGTCAGCCCAGACGAGCCAGCCGGTCAAATTGGGTTAG
- the pta gene encoding phosphate acetyltransferase → MARSIYLASPNAGTGKSTVALGLVTVLAKVVAKVGVFRPFVDSRDEHPFLDLLLTQSGSQLPAEQCIGVTWDEFHAAPEEAMSKIVDAYRAIAREHDVVIIDGSDFTDVAGNPELSFNARVSANIGVPLLLVVSGEGSPEEVRANVEVSMAEISDNLGHTAAVLANRCPEASRQAIAEALGGIKGVSASTLPEVPLLSAPSVGEILNAVDGTLISGDPALLEREAESVLIGAMDVTHLLDHLKEGQLVVVPADRSAVLISLAAAQASSTFPTLSGLVLNGGFDVAPHALNIVKGLGLTLPIITSPLDTYAAASAAGSVKGYLATASTHKIDVAITFFEQEADVASLMAALEVEPSEVVTPIMFQAELVEHAKARLTTIVLPEPDDDRVLRAADAILRRGIAQLVMLGEETTVRARAAELGLDISAARVVPTNDPELLEKYAAEFARLRAKKGVTLEQAREKVQDVSYFGTMMVHMGDADGMVSGAAHTTAHTIVPSFQIIKTKPGTSIVSSVFLMLLEDRVLVYGDCAVNPDPTAEELADIAISSAQTARQFGVEPRVAMLSFSTGSSGKGADVDKVREATELVRAKAPELAVEGPIQYDAAIDPTVAAKKAPGSAVAGRANVFIFPDLSSGNIGYKAVQRSSGAVAIGPVLQGLNKPVNDLSRGALVEDIINTVAITAVQAQS, encoded by the coding sequence GTGGCGCGAAGCATATACCTCGCCTCCCCCAATGCCGGAACCGGAAAATCTACTGTGGCCCTCGGACTGGTCACCGTGCTCGCCAAAGTAGTTGCCAAGGTGGGGGTCTTCCGGCCTTTTGTGGACTCGCGCGACGAGCACCCCTTCCTGGATCTCCTCCTGACGCAGTCAGGCTCCCAGCTTCCTGCCGAACAGTGCATTGGCGTCACCTGGGACGAGTTCCACGCCGCCCCTGAGGAGGCCATGTCCAAGATCGTGGACGCCTACCGTGCGATCGCCCGCGAGCATGACGTCGTCATCATTGACGGCTCCGACTTCACCGATGTTGCTGGCAACCCTGAGTTGTCCTTCAATGCGCGCGTCTCCGCCAATATCGGCGTCCCCCTGCTGCTGGTTGTCTCCGGTGAGGGCAGTCCCGAGGAGGTGCGGGCTAACGTTGAGGTCTCCATGGCTGAGATCTCAGACAACCTGGGGCACACTGCTGCGGTCCTGGCTAACCGCTGCCCCGAGGCTTCCCGGCAGGCGATCGCTGAGGCGCTGGGCGGCATCAAGGGCGTCTCCGCTTCCACCCTCCCCGAGGTCCCCCTGCTGTCCGCCCCGTCCGTTGGTGAGATCCTCAATGCGGTAGACGGCACTCTCATTTCTGGTGACCCCGCCCTGCTGGAGCGCGAGGCCGAGTCCGTGCTCATCGGCGCCATGGACGTGACCCACCTCCTTGACCATCTCAAGGAGGGCCAGCTCGTCGTCGTCCCCGCGGACCGCTCCGCCGTCCTCATCTCCTTGGCGGCCGCCCAGGCCTCCTCCACCTTCCCCACGCTCTCCGGCCTGGTGCTTAACGGCGGCTTCGACGTCGCCCCCCACGCCCTGAACATCGTCAAGGGCCTGGGCTTGACCCTGCCCATCATTACCTCCCCGCTGGACACCTATGCCGCCGCCTCTGCTGCGGGATCCGTTAAGGGCTACCTAGCCACCGCTTCCACACACAAGATTGACGTCGCCATCACCTTCTTCGAGCAGGAGGCGGATGTCGCCTCCCTCATGGCGGCCCTGGAGGTGGAGCCCTCCGAGGTAGTCACGCCCATCATGTTCCAGGCCGAGCTGGTGGAGCATGCCAAGGCCCGCCTCACCACGATCGTCCTGCCGGAGCCCGACGATGACCGTGTCCTGCGGGCCGCAGACGCGATCCTGCGCCGCGGCATCGCTCAGCTAGTCATGCTCGGTGAAGAGACCACGGTCCGCGCCCGCGCCGCTGAGCTGGGCCTAGACATCTCCGCCGCACGGGTGGTGCCCACTAACGACCCAGAATTGTTGGAGAAGTATGCGGCCGAGTTCGCCCGTCTGCGAGCCAAGAAGGGCGTGACCCTGGAACAGGCCCGCGAGAAGGTTCAGGACGTGTCCTACTTCGGCACGATGATGGTGCACATGGGCGACGCCGACGGCATGGTCTCTGGCGCCGCACACACCACCGCTCACACGATCGTCCCCTCCTTCCAGATCATCAAGACCAAGCCGGGCACCTCCATCGTCTCCTCGGTGTTCCTCATGCTCCTGGAGGACCGGGTGCTGGTCTATGGCGACTGTGCGGTCAACCCTGACCCGACCGCGGAGGAACTGGCCGACATCGCGATCTCCTCAGCACAAACCGCCCGCCAGTTCGGTGTGGAGCCGCGGGTGGCTATGTTGTCCTTCTCCACCGGCTCCTCCGGCAAGGGCGCCGACGTGGATAAGGTCCGTGAGGCCACGGAACTCGTGCGCGCCAAGGCGCCCGAGCTCGCCGTCGAAGGCCCCATCCAGTACGACGCCGCGATTGACCCGACCGTGGCCGCGAAGAAGGCCCCGGGCTCGGCCGTGG